One genomic region from Argentina anserina chromosome 2, drPotAnse1.1, whole genome shotgun sequence encodes:
- the LOC126782020 gene encoding transcription factor bHLH18-like, producing MEISSIGGLTEPGMEDPFFINQWHMNSLDELGMLPFAAAFGENLQQVHCHPVFNPKTYSNSSQNQSSVDRPMKQLKPSKWSPSNPQFPPLPNLLSFVNSYNTNQVGLVRPKEESGACLKNINCPPSDILVSQGSFGNQNSKLKADQGTNSRISSNTRLSQTQDHIMAERRRREKLSQRFIALSAMVPGLKKTDKASVLGDAIKYIEKLQEKLKILEEQTRVKKMESVVSVKRSQLIENGDNSFSDDNNSSVSVEETLPEIEARFCDNNVLIRVHCEKRKGVVEKTIAEVEKLQLKLINSSVMTFGNSVVDVTIVAQMEVEFCLSVKDLVKNLRSAFDLFM from the exons ATGGAGATTTCGTCGATAGGAGGACTAACTGAACCG GGAATGGAGGATCCCTTCTTCATCAACCAGTGGCACATGAACTCGCTCGATGAGCTCGGCATGCTACCATTTGCAGCTGCCTTTGGAGAGAATTTGCAACAGGTTCACTGCCACCCCGTTTTTAACCCTAAAACGTATTCCAATAGTTCTCAGAATCAGAGTTCCGTTGATAGACCCATGAAACAACTCAAACCCAGCAAATGGAGTCCATCGAACCCCCAGTTTCCCCCCTTGCCAAATCTCCTCTCCTTTGTCAATTCATACAACACAAACCAAGTGGGGCTTGTTAGGCCTAAGGAGGAGAGTGGCGCATGTTTGAAGAACATCAACTGTCCTCCTTCTGATATATTGGTTTCTCAAGGTTCATTCGGAAACCAAAACTCTAAGCTGAAGGCCGACCAGGGAACTAACAGCCGGATCAGCTCAAACACTAGGCTTTCGCAAACTCAAGATCACATAATGGCAGAAAGGAGGCGACGAGAGAAGCTTAGTCAACGGTTCATTGCTTTATCTGCAATGGTTCCTGGCCTAAAAAAG ACGGACAAGGCTTCTGTTCTTGGAGATGCTATCAAGTACATCGAGAAACTACAGGAGAAGCTAAAGATACTTGAGGAGCAGACGAGAGTGAAAAAGATGGAATCGGTTGTCTCTGTTAAAAGGTCGCAGCTCATTGAAAATGGTGATAACTCCTTTTCGGATGATAACAATTCCAGCGTGTCGGTTGAGGAGACACTGCCAGAAATTGAAGCAAGATTCTGTGACAACAATGTCCTGATAAGAGTTCAttgtgagaaaagaaaaggagttGTTGAGAAAACAATTGCTGAAGTTGAAAAGCTTCAACTAAAGCTGATCAATAGCAGTGTCATGACATTTGGTAATTCTGTTGTTGATGTAACCATTGTTGCTCAG ATGGAAGTGGAATTCTGTCTCTCAGTGAAGGATCTCGTCAAGAATCTACGCTCAGCTTTCGATTTGTTCATGTGA
- the LOC126782776 gene encoding uncharacterized protein LOC126782776 produces MALHALLLILLAINHLQPSTSLISTPDLNSHSRYPSPRAISDLKEAIVKGLGFQSDDLKISGFDLREAQVGHSVAYEFDVEVDKKVMPFKLLEDVDRWEYVDLPLFRVEDESGLVRKDKLGEGLPPVLAPFQLEGPMELWIQDGKDMRLSLPHDVDAGVLKKVILAEGAVVTVTGVRSVSLRHPLQLPLPLNRTSRGFASGLVTLAEWLRHASRSESAPLLSLRIVGPTALTAPASSSPSMNNKLKLKRLAPGLVELSSPAKTRPVSVELQNQGTTVLSPKYFTSVWPLASVNGSNANLLAFESLLSTVLGPKANKKGSFKLLKADVSAQTFLKIGFGVEKKVKGDGIDWSGFPAWRTKPETVKMHFEVLAKVDGDKIVPERVVPVNPVILEDTIAPNLLSGNVSMSKTPVAQPPPIPFTL; encoded by the exons ATGGCTCTCCACGCCTTGCTCCTGATCCTCTTAGCTATCAACCACCTTCAGCCTTCTACTTCTCTGATTTCAACTCCGGATTTGAATTCTCATTCTCGCTACCCCAGCCCCAGAGCCATCTCT GATTTGAAGGAGGCGATAGTGAAGGGGTTGGGATTTCAATCGGACGATCTGAAGATATCGGGGTTTGATCTGAGGGAAGCGCAGGTGGGGCATTCGGTGGCGTACGAGTTCGACGTGGAGGTAGATAAGAAGGTGATGCCGTTCAAGCTTTTGGAGGACGTTGACCGGTGGGAGTACGTGGACCTGCCGTTGTTTCGGGTCGAGGATGAGAGCGGGTTGGTTAGGAAAGACAAGTTGGGTGAGGGATTGCCGCCGGTTTTGGCTCCGTTTCAGTTGGAAGGGCCGATGGAGCTTTGGATTCAGGACGGTAAAGACATGAGGCTCTCGCTTCCG CATGATGTGGATGCTGGTGTGTTGAAGAAGGTCATTTTAGCAGAAGGGGCTGTGGTTACTGTGACTGGTGTTAGGTCGGTGAGCCTTAGGCACCCTTTGCAGCTACCATTGCCTTTGAATCGGACCAGCCGTGGTTTTGCTTCTGGGCTTGTGACTCTAGCTGAATGGCTGCGCCACGCTTCTAGATCCGAATCAGCTCCTTTGCTGTCTCTCCGCATTGTGGGTCCAACTGCTCTTACAGCCCCTGCCTCGTCTTCTCCCTCCATGAACAACAAGCTCAAGCTTAAACGGCTTGCTCCTGGCCTTGTGGAGTTGTCATCACCAGCCAAGACAAGACCTGTGTCTGTTGAGCTACAAAACCAAGGGACAACCGTTCTATCTCCAAAATACTTCACAAGTGTTTGGCCTCTTGCTTCTGTTAATGGGTCGAACGCCAATTTGCTGGCTTTTGAGTCGCTGCTTTCCACTGTTCTTGGTCCCAAGGCAAACAAAAAAGGTTCCTTTAAATTGTTGAAGGCAGATGTTTCGGCGCAGACATTTTTGAAGATCGGGTTTGGGGTGGAGAAGAAGGTGAAAGGAGATGGGATAGACTGGTCAGGTTTTCCAGCATGGAGGACAAAGCCTGAGACTGTAAAGATGCATTTTGAGGTGCTTGCTAAGGTTGATGGCGATAAAATTGTTCCCGAGAGAGTGGTTCCAGTTAACCCTGTCATTTTGGAGGATACTATCGCACCGAATCTTCTGTCGGGGAATGTCTCCATGTCCAAGACCCCTGTAGCTCAACCTCCCCCTATTCCCTTCACCTTGTAA
- the LOC126782777 gene encoding malate dehydrogenase, glyoxysomal, producing MASSVEVNQRIARLSAHLYPPNLQTEDSSSAVRRTDCRAKGGAPGFKVAILGAAGGIGQPLAMLMKMNPLVSVLHLYDVVNAPGVTADISHMDTGAVVRGFLGQAQLDNALTGMDLVIIPAGVPRKPGMTRDDLFKINAGIVRTLCEGIARSCPRAIVNLISNPVNSTVPIAAEVFKKAGTYDPKRLLGVTMLDVVRANTFVAEVLGLDPREVDVPVVGGHAGVTILPLLSQVKPPCSFTKEETEYLTDRIQNGGTEVVEAKAGAGSATLSMAYAAVKFADACLRGLRGDAGVVECSFVASQVTELPFFTTKVRLGRNGAEEVYQLGPLNEYERVGLEKAKKELAGSIEKGVSFIRK from the exons ATGGCGTCCAGTGTAGAAGTGAATCAACGCATTGCGAGGCTCTCAGCTCATCTCTATCCTCCAAATCTCCAG ACGGAAGACAGCAGTTCTGCTGTGAGAAGAACAGATTGCAGAGCCAAAGGAGGAGCACCTGGTTTTAAAGTGGCTATTCTGGGTGCTGCTGGAGGCATTGGACAACCTCTTGCAATGCTCATGAAAATGAATCCACTGGTCTCAGTTCTTCATCTCTACGATGTCGTCAATGCTCCCGGCGTCACAGCTGATATTAGTCACATGGACACTGGTGCTGTG GTGCGCGGGTTCTTGGGGCAGGCACAGCTTGATAATGCTCTCACAGGTATGGACCTTGTGATCATACCTGCTGGTGTTCCGAGGAAGCCAGGAATGACAAGGGATGATCTTTTCAAGATCAATGCCGGAATTGTTAGGACTCTTTGCGAAGGAATTGCAAGGTCCTGCCCTAGAGCAATTGTCAACTTGATCAGTAATCCAGTGAACTCCACAGTTCCTATAGCAGCTGAGGTTTTCAAGAAAGCTGGTACTTATGACCCAAAGCGACTGCTAGGAGTTACAATGCTTGATGTAGTGCGGGCAAACACTTTTGTT GCTGAAGTTCTGGGACTTGATCCTAGAGAAGTTGATGTTCCGGTTGTGGGAGGCCATGCAGGTGTGACGATATTGCCTCTTCTGTCGCAG GTCAAGCCTCCTTGCTCCTTCACTAAAGAAGAAACAGAATACCTGACTGATCGCATTCAAAATGGTGGAACAGAAGTTGTTGAG GCAAAGGCTGGGGCTGGCTCGGCAACATTATCAATG GCATATGCAGCTGTTAAGTTCGCAGATGCATGCCTTCGTGGCTTGAGAGGGGATGCTGGTGTTGTGGAATGCTCTTTTGTTGCTTCTCAG GTTACAGAATTACCTTTCTTCACAACCAAGGTACGGCTTGGCCGCAATGGAGCAGAGGAAGTCTACCAACTTGGGCCTCTGAATGAGTATGAGAG GGTTGGTTTAGAGAAGGCTAAAAAGGAGTTGGCAGGAAGCATCGAAAAGGGGGTTTCGTTCATCAGGAAGTAA